The following proteins come from a genomic window of Fibrobacter sp. UWEL:
- a CDS encoding bile acid:sodium symporter, giving the protein MKNLRAILMPIAIILGILLPQASVLAPTLPFQIGTMMLLTFIGKVPPQEHGYTFKIEVRAFIASLFLLALLWISVEVFGLPREVLLGGAIICLCPPANAAPAMAKMLGGNPVLALKIFLSGHLIACFSIPIIYGYLTGSEAGFADIALRIFNSIQPIISIPLALALGVRSFYPELADKVAKFSKYTIFIWTFSVFVILAKASRDIREMGFADLWNSGTLPMLAIVALVICILQFVLGWFCDKKHPIESSQSMGQKNTTLVIWIASLYAGPVAAIAPTCYVVWQNLVLTYMSAKVKPKK; this is encoded by the coding sequence ATGAAGAATTTGCGCGCCATTTTGATGCCGATTGCCATTATTTTGGGCATTTTGCTTCCTCAAGCCAGCGTTCTTGCGCCGACCCTTCCTTTCCAGATCGGAACCATGATGCTCCTGACCTTCATTGGAAAGGTCCCTCCCCAGGAACACGGCTATACCTTCAAGATTGAAGTTCGAGCCTTTATCGCAAGCCTTTTCCTGCTGGCACTCCTCTGGATTTCTGTGGAAGTTTTCGGCCTGCCTCGCGAAGTTCTTCTGGGTGGCGCCATTATCTGTTTGTGCCCTCCCGCAAATGCCGCTCCCGCCATGGCCAAGATGCTGGGCGGAAACCCGGTACTTGCCCTGAAGATTTTCCTCAGCGGCCACTTGATCGCCTGCTTCAGCATCCCTATTATCTATGGCTACCTGACCGGTTCCGAGGCGGGCTTTGCTGACATTGCCCTGCGCATCTTCAATTCTATCCAGCCCATCATTTCCATCCCCCTGGCGTTGGCCCTGGGCGTGCGCTCCTTCTACCCGGAGTTGGCCGATAAGGTGGCGAAGTTCTCCAAGTACACCATCTTTATCTGGACCTTCAGCGTGTTCGTGATTCTCGCCAAGGCCAGCCGCGACATTCGCGAAATGGGTTTTGCTGACTTGTGGAATAGCGGAACCCTCCCCATGCTTGCCATCGTGGCGCTAGTGATTTGCATTCTGCAGTTTGTGCTGGGCTGGTTCTGCGACAAGAAACATCCCATTGAAAGCTCCCAGAGTATGGGCCAGAAGAATACAACGCTAGTGATTTGGATTGCAAGCCTGTATGCTGGCCCTGTTGCCGCCATCGCCCCCACTTGCTACGTGGTGTGGCAGAATCTGGTGCTCACCTACATGAGTGCAAAAGTCAAACCGAAGAAATAG
- a CDS encoding DNA alkylation repair protein, with protein MTHAELVKKLFKNQDLKYKEFHTALVPGIPMDTYIGVRVPLLRKLAKEFFGTTGNVAGGNVVAGGEVAKFMDQLPHKYFEENHIHSMLLEHIKDFDECLARTEQFLPYINNWAICDGKKPRALLKKPDVFLKRIAEWVKSDHPYVARFGINMLMDLFLDDRFDPKYLKWVASVDTAKYRSLPDGSLNSRVAAVTPAGVPLANPEYYVQMEVAWYFATALAKQWDAAIPYIEKRKLDAWTHNKSIQKSIESYRVSDEHKEYLRGLKILK; from the coding sequence ATGACTCACGCGGAACTCGTCAAGAAACTTTTTAAAAATCAGGATTTGAAGTACAAGGAATTCCATACGGCTTTGGTGCCGGGAATTCCTATGGACACTTATATAGGCGTGCGTGTGCCCCTGCTGCGAAAACTGGCGAAAGAGTTTTTTGGTACGACGGGAAATGTCGCGGGTGGGAACGTTGTCGCGGGTGGTGAAGTCGCGAAGTTTATGGATCAGCTTCCTCACAAGTATTTCGAGGAAAACCACATCCATTCCATGCTGCTGGAACATATCAAGGATTTCGATGAGTGTTTGGCTCGTACGGAACAGTTCCTGCCTTACATAAACAACTGGGCCATTTGCGATGGAAAAAAGCCCCGCGCCCTTTTGAAAAAGCCGGACGTGTTCCTGAAACGCATCGCGGAATGGGTCAAGTCGGACCATCCCTATGTAGCCCGCTTTGGCATCAACATGCTGATGGATCTCTTTCTGGATGACCGCTTCGACCCGAAATATTTAAAGTGGGTGGCCTCGGTGGATACGGCCAAGTACAGGTCCCTGCCCGACGGCAGTTTGAATTCGCGGGTGGCGGCGGTGACGCCGGCCGGAGTTCCGCTGGCAAATCCCGAATATTACGTCCAGATGGAAGTGGCCTGGTACTTCGCTACCGCACTTGCAAAACAGTGGGATGCCGCCATCCCTTATATTGAAAAGCGAAAGCTGGACGCCTGGACCCACAATAAGTCCATCCAGAAATCCATTGAAAGCTACCGCGTGTCCGACGAACATAAGGAATACCTGCGGGGGTTGAAAATTTTAAAGTAG
- a CDS encoding ADP-ribosylglycohydrolase family protein → MTEEQKKNMTEEQRKAYDKRMREIYRSAASNMCWGELDEEMDCSLASVARHKSKAALKRNSCLLGAIAGDTIGSPYEFDCNNIKTTEFPLFNRASGFTDDSVMTVAVANALLMAADDLADELDEAKVEESMIFSMRSFGRRWPYAGYGGRFCDWLVAKNPQPYNSWGNGSAMRVSAVGWAFDTLEEVEKYAEISARVTHNHPEGIKGAKAVAAAIFLGRAGKSKEEILDYVERTYGYPISQMTCDKIRPTYHMDESCQNTVPQAFCAFREGNSFEEIARLAVSLGGDSDTLCCIACAMAEPIYGIPENIQQETINRLDEELLTVLTRFQKFVASK, encoded by the coding sequence ATGACAGAAGAACAGAAAAAGAATATGACGGAAGAACAGCGTAAGGCTTATGATAAGAGAATGAGGGAAATCTATCGCAGCGCCGCCAGCAATATGTGCTGGGGCGAATTGGATGAGGAGATGGATTGTTCTCTCGCGTCAGTGGCCCGTCACAAATCAAAGGCTGCTTTGAAGCGCAACTCTTGCCTTCTGGGCGCCATCGCAGGGGATACCATCGGATCGCCTTACGAATTCGACTGCAATAACATTAAGACTACCGAGTTCCCGCTGTTCAATCGAGCCTCCGGTTTTACGGACGATAGCGTTATGACTGTGGCTGTGGCCAATGCTCTCCTGATGGCGGCGGACGACCTGGCCGACGAACTTGACGAAGCAAAAGTGGAAGAATCCATGATTTTCTCCATGCGATCCTTTGGCCGTCGCTGGCCATACGCGGGTTATGGCGGTCGTTTCTGCGACTGGCTGGTTGCTAAAAATCCTCAGCCCTACAACAGCTGGGGCAACGGTTCCGCCATGCGCGTGTCTGCCGTAGGATGGGCATTCGACACTCTTGAAGAAGTGGAAAAGTATGCGGAAATTTCAGCCCGCGTCACCCATAACCATCCCGAGGGAATCAAGGGCGCCAAGGCGGTGGCTGCAGCCATCTTCCTGGGTCGTGCGGGCAAGTCTAAAGAGGAAATCCTCGACTATGTGGAACGTACCTACGGCTATCCCATCAGTCAGATGACCTGCGATAAGATTCGCCCCACCTACCATATGGACGAATCCTGCCAGAACACAGTTCCTCAGGCATTCTGCGCCTTCCGTGAAGGAAATTCCTTCGAGGAAATTGCCCGATTGGCAGTGTCCCTGGGGGGCGACAGCGATACCCTCTGCTGTATCGCCTGCGCCATGGCCGAACCTATCTACGGCATTCCCGAAAACATCCAGCAGGAAACCATCAACCGCCTGGATGAAGAACTCCTGACCGTTCTGACCCGCTTCCAGAAATTTGTAGCAAGTAAGTAG
- a CDS encoding formate/nitrite transporter family protein — protein sequence MIKSIFAGLMISVGCVSFLSVDNKIAGTFLFSLGLYTIILLKFDLFTGKVGYLSTNRNLDYLKYLGKVWLGNLIGTGIGAATVAATRLTISTSALVAVKHNDNLLSLLILGVFCGMLMFIAVEGYKRCNNPLIVVLPVMGFILCGFEHCIADMFYFIFAIIKGCAAGTFAGAPEIGSTALRLAVITIGNLIGGCLVCYASVNINKDAQ from the coding sequence ATGATCAAATCCATTTTTGCCGGCCTCATGATTAGTGTGGGTTGCGTCAGCTTCCTTTCCGTCGATAACAAGATCGCGGGAACGTTCCTGTTTTCCCTGGGGCTTTACACCATCATTTTGCTGAAATTTGACTTATTTACGGGAAAAGTGGGCTACTTGTCCACCAACAGGAACTTGGATTACCTGAAGTATCTGGGCAAGGTCTGGCTGGGCAACTTGATTGGTACGGGCATTGGCGCTGCGACGGTAGCAGCCACTCGCCTCACCATCAGCACTAGCGCGCTGGTAGCGGTAAAGCATAACGACAACCTGCTGAGCCTCCTGATTCTAGGCGTGTTCTGCGGCATGCTCATGTTTATTGCGGTGGAAGGCTACAAGCGCTGCAACAACCCGTTGATCGTGGTGCTCCCGGTGATGGGATTTATCCTTTGCGGTTTTGAACACTGCATTGCAGACATGTTCTACTTTATTTTCGCAATCATCAAGGGTTGCGCCGCAGGGACTTTTGCAGGCGCACCGGAAATCGGAAGCACAGCGCTTCGCCTCGCCGTCATTACCATCGGTAACCTGATCGGCGGATGCCTGGTGTGCTACGCCAGCGTGAACATCAATAAAGACGCTCAGTAA
- the uvrC gene encoding excinuclease ABC subunit UvrC translates to MISVNEHIQRRLDELPDRPGVYIMKNAAGKIIYIGKAKVLKNRVRSYFDGSDHQGHRAATLMLPYIRDIEWIITETEAEALILEANLVRKHTPKYNVLLKDDKHFPYLAFSVREPFPRLFLTRSVKKDSNQYYGPFMSSRYVDKLKDIAARLFGIRECTMELPARSPQRPCLNYHIGRCKAPCAGLISQEDYYKDVLQARLLLEGKRDDLQEIWTKEMEAAAANLDFETAAKKRDAIQALQSTGIHAKTDTSDPNLSLDIVALRRNGALAAAVILEYRAGVLTGRRHYRLKCELEDDETEIFRQMILTWYADAEFIPKEIATDITLPEDAALLSDALSEKAGRKVFFNVPQRGEKLGFLKLAGANADMILVEMRAEVQKYSEIDQSVFELQKVLGLKKTPFRIECVDISHLSGTNTVASLVAFKNGKPDKANYRKFIIKTVEGVDDFASMREVMTRRIRRLEDEGTPMPDLWVCDGGKGQVDATMQILKELGHDTDLPLIGLAKRLEEIVFPDDRKSIVLQRTSPALKLLQNARDEAHRFAITYQRSKRKKDLEVEWLKQPGVGHETRVKVLSKYKSAEAFMAAPLEDIELLLGKVRGNKLREQIAQYCADFITPFKDEEG, encoded by the coding sequence ATGATTTCGGTGAATGAACACATCCAGCGTAGGCTAGACGAACTGCCCGACCGCCCCGGCGTTTACATCATGAAGAACGCCGCCGGGAAGATCATTTACATCGGCAAGGCAAAGGTCCTTAAAAACCGAGTCCGCAGTTACTTTGACGGAAGCGATCACCAGGGACATCGCGCTGCAACCCTTATGTTACCTTACATTCGGGACATTGAGTGGATTATTACCGAAACCGAAGCGGAAGCCCTGATCCTGGAAGCAAACCTAGTCCGCAAGCACACTCCCAAGTACAACGTGCTGCTGAAAGACGACAAGCACTTTCCCTACCTGGCCTTCAGTGTTCGCGAGCCCTTCCCTCGCCTGTTCCTTACGAGATCTGTAAAAAAGGACAGCAACCAGTACTACGGCCCGTTCATGAGCTCCCGATATGTAGACAAACTAAAGGACATCGCGGCAAGACTGTTCGGTATTCGTGAGTGCACCATGGAGTTGCCAGCTCGTTCGCCCCAGAGGCCCTGCCTGAACTATCATATCGGAAGATGCAAGGCACCTTGTGCAGGCCTCATCAGCCAGGAAGATTATTACAAGGACGTCTTACAGGCACGCCTGTTACTGGAAGGAAAGCGGGACGACCTTCAGGAAATCTGGACCAAGGAGATGGAGGCTGCCGCCGCCAATCTGGATTTTGAAACTGCGGCCAAAAAGCGGGATGCCATTCAGGCATTGCAGTCCACCGGCATTCACGCCAAGACGGATACGTCCGACCCCAATCTTTCTCTGGATATTGTGGCCCTCCGCCGGAACGGCGCTCTTGCTGCCGCCGTGATTCTGGAATACCGCGCCGGGGTGCTTACGGGGCGTAGACATTACCGCCTGAAATGCGAGCTGGAAGATGACGAAACTGAAATCTTCCGCCAGATGATTTTAACCTGGTACGCCGACGCAGAATTCATCCCGAAGGAAATTGCCACCGACATTACCCTTCCCGAGGATGCCGCCCTGTTGAGCGATGCCCTGAGTGAAAAGGCGGGACGGAAAGTCTTCTTCAACGTTCCCCAGCGAGGGGAAAAGCTTGGGTTCCTGAAATTGGCAGGCGCCAACGCCGACATGATCCTGGTGGAAATGCGGGCAGAAGTCCAGAAGTACAGCGAAATCGACCAGAGTGTATTTGAACTGCAAAAAGTGCTGGGGCTGAAAAAGACCCCCTTCCGGATTGAATGTGTGGATATCTCCCATCTGTCGGGAACGAACACTGTGGCAAGTCTTGTAGCCTTCAAGAACGGCAAGCCCGACAAGGCAAACTACCGCAAGTTCATTATCAAGACAGTAGAAGGTGTGGACGATTTCGCCAGCATGCGCGAAGTCATGACCCGCCGTATCCGCCGTCTGGAAGACGAAGGCACGCCCATGCCCGACCTATGGGTATGCGATGGCGGTAAGGGCCAGGTAGACGCCACCATGCAGATCCTGAAGGAGCTGGGGCACGATACGGACCTGCCGCTCATTGGCCTTGCAAAACGTCTAGAAGAGATTGTGTTTCCCGATGACCGCAAGAGTATTGTCCTGCAGCGCACCAGCCCTGCACTAAAACTCTTGCAGAACGCCCGTGACGAGGCCCATCGATTTGCCATTACCTACCAGCGCAGCAAGCGCAAAAAGGACCTGGAAGTGGAATGGCTGAAACAGCCCGGCGTGGGTCACGAGACCCGGGTGAAAGTCCTCAGCAAGTACAAGAGCGCCGAAGCCTTCATGGCCGCCCCCCTAGAGGACATCGAACTCCTCCTGGGCAAAGTCCGCGGCAACAAACTCCGGGAACAGATCGCCCAGTACTGCGCCGACTTTATTACACCCTTTAAGGACGAAGAAGGCTAA
- a CDS encoding FISUMP domain-containing protein has translation MKKITALLGFLGVVSMFSACAEDTISEPPMADNHTSVGTSSAAGSVQPSAKSSASATPSSNSGTRDTTVVHETVYIQQENVSYEVPYYSSGTFCWSAECDATANSAASSAPTSAATIEINMSSTIPTPPLVSGNQMIDQRDQKSYKIKTIAGKMWMEENINYKTSKGYYCTTTSGDDMCATYGGYYTYAAALSACPDGWRLPTEAEVKALDAAVDHDWWQVGGRFKLETDTPDYGLKEEQGYIWIQPDGDYTSFRVKNYGGEDNLHEFQTGTTGERAYNVRCVQN, from the coding sequence ATGAAAAAAATTACTGCATTATTGGGATTTTTGGGTGTAGTAAGCATGTTTTCTGCCTGCGCTGAGGATACCATCAGCGAACCACCGATGGCAGACAACCACACTAGCGTAGGTACTTCCAGCGCCGCAGGTTCTGTCCAGCCCAGCGCAAAAAGCTCCGCTTCCGCAACTCCGTCTAGCAATAGCGGCACCCGTGACACCACCGTCGTTCACGAGACCGTGTATATTCAGCAAGAAAATGTGAGCTACGAAGTTCCTTACTATAGCAGCGGTACGTTCTGTTGGAGTGCAGAATGCGATGCTACTGCAAATAGCGCAGCGTCTTCGGCCCCGACTTCTGCTGCAACGATTGAAATCAACATGTCTTCCACCATCCCCACGCCCCCTCTGGTCAGTGGCAACCAGATGATCGACCAGCGCGATCAGAAGAGCTACAAGATCAAGACCATCGCCGGCAAGATGTGGATGGAAGAAAACATCAACTACAAGACCAGCAAGGGTTACTACTGCACCACCACTTCCGGTGACGACATGTGTGCAACCTATGGTGGCTACTACACCTATGCAGCAGCACTCAGCGCATGCCCCGATGGTTGGCGCTTGCCCACCGAAGCCGAAGTGAAAGCTTTGGATGCAGCCGTGGATCACGACTGGTGGCAGGTCGGCGGCCGCTTCAAGCTGGAAACCGATACTCCGGATTACGGCCTGAAGGAAGAACAGGGTTACATCTGGATTCAGCCTGATGGCGATTACACTTCCTTCCGCGTAAAGAACTACGGTGGCGAAGATAATCTCCACGAGTTCCAGACAGGCACCACTGGCGAACGCGCTTACAACGTCCGCTGCGTCCAGAACTAA
- a CDS encoding NADH-quinone oxidoreductase subunit A encodes MTNVEIFDTTFAMTILVVLALVVPTVLLLANWLLHPGKIKNAEIKGTSYECGIAHVSGTSNERYPVKYYMVAMLFLVFDLEVAFLYPWTIQFLVGDWSLLFVLLGFLVILEAGYIYLMKKGILNWTRIQD; translated from the coding sequence ATGACGAACGTTGAAATCTTTGATACTACTTTTGCTATGACCATTCTGGTGGTCCTGGCTCTCGTTGTCCCCACCGTTCTGCTGCTGGCCAACTGGCTGCTCCACCCCGGTAAGATCAAAAATGCCGAAATTAAGGGTACCTCCTACGAATGCGGTATCGCACACGTTTCCGGCACTTCCAACGAACGTTATCCTGTTAAGTATTACATGGTTGCCATGTTGTTCCTGGTCTTCGACCTGGAAGTGGCATTCCTCTATCCCTGGACCATCCAGTTCCTCGTAGGCGACTGGAGCCTCCTGTTCGTCCTTCTCGGATTCCTCGTGATCCTGGAAGCTGGCTATATCTACCTCATGAAGAAGGGCATCCTCAACTGGACCCGCATTCAGGACTAA
- a CDS encoding fibrobacter succinogenes major paralogous domain-containing protein encodes MDFKKLFGVGAAASLALMAGCGDDSSTSAKDSEKDRDPVVDTLYVITKDTLVQSNVDTLVLNNVDTLVLNNVDTLYVRDTLVVKDTVVVKDTLVVLDTLVGLNGESCSAEDTVSSSGLPGFNITCGTTRVGTLWNGEKGSSAYEQAVAAGFVGTEEEWQATIAKRINQDHFVDFRDGQEYRTVKIGNQTWMAENLNYRYLQKTDDFDSSSFCFDGLLENCDKYGRLYLYSAAIDSAGALANGDYECGDGLSCEGEMPDVVKGICPDGWHLPDTTEFRELLNFVDPSDNDTKDISGLKSTYGWREVTVHATGQKVIYGGPGSDIYGYEAFPAGHGNLALGATMNYELDNVSAFFWTANPEVDDATKAHLFRITSFSYLMGAHSKSDASSIRCVKDLPVVEEEEEDDE; translated from the coding sequence ATGGATTTTAAGAAACTGTTTGGCGTAGGCGCTGCTGCCTCCTTGGCCCTGATGGCCGGCTGTGGGGATGATTCCTCCACCAGCGCAAAGGACTCCGAAAAAGACAGAGATCCTGTTGTAGATACTCTTTATGTCATTACCAAGGATACCCTGGTCCAAAGCAATGTGGACACCTTGGTCCTGAATAACGTGGACACTCTGGTTCTGAATAACGTGGACACCTTGTATGTCAGAGACACTCTGGTTGTCAAGGACACCGTGGTCGTTAAGGATACCTTGGTGGTCCTCGACACTCTGGTGGGCCTCAACGGTGAAAGCTGCTCTGCCGAAGATACGGTAAGCTCAAGCGGTCTGCCTGGTTTCAACATTACTTGCGGAACAACTCGAGTAGGCACCCTGTGGAATGGTGAGAAGGGAAGCTCCGCTTATGAGCAGGCTGTTGCCGCCGGCTTCGTGGGGACCGAAGAAGAATGGCAGGCTACCATCGCCAAGCGCATCAACCAGGATCATTTCGTGGACTTCCGCGACGGTCAGGAATACAGAACCGTAAAGATTGGCAATCAGACCTGGATGGCCGAAAACCTGAATTACAGATACCTGCAGAAGACCGATGACTTCGACTCTTCCAGCTTCTGCTTTGATGGCCTGCTGGAAAACTGCGACAAGTATGGCCGTCTGTATCTTTACTCTGCTGCAATTGACTCCGCCGGCGCTCTGGCAAATGGCGACTACGAATGTGGCGACGGCCTCTCCTGCGAAGGCGAAATGCCCGACGTGGTCAAGGGTATCTGCCCCGATGGCTGGCATCTGCCGGATACCACCGAGTTCCGCGAACTGCTGAACTTTGTGGACCCGAGCGACAACGATACCAAGGACATTTCCGGACTGAAGTCTACCTACGGCTGGCGCGAAGTCACCGTCCATGCTACCGGTCAGAAGGTCATCTACGGCGGCCCCGGTTCCGACATCTATGGCTACGAGGCATTCCCCGCAGGCCATGGCAACCTGGCCCTGGGCGCTACCATGAATTACGAACTGGATAATGTCAGCGCATTCTTCTGGACCGCAAACCCCGAAGTCGATGACGCCACCAAGGCTCACCTCTTCCGCATTACTTCCTTCTCCTACCTGATGGGCGCACACTCCAAGAGTGACGCAAGCTCCATCCGCTGCGTGAAGGATCTGCCTGTTGTCGAGGAAGAGGAAGAAGACGACGAGTAG
- a CDS encoding toxin-antitoxin system YwqK family antitoxin, with protein sequence MSKIDQVFYENGTPKHVIPYNGEFIDGIAEYFHSNGRLRCRIAYNMGNVVDGVVPVIDEDGEVFRIDVWKGGHCEVYTVDHKLLGKFSLFNGKTEGEEVWYHPNGVLKETAFCKDGKYEGHRKFYDEKGNLYDDAIFVNDRRHGIRVLYHENGAVRETIPYVDDKACGEAIHYFPDGKIFRRRNFVDGFIEGLETLYHENGSVRALLHYQKDLLHGRCEYFFPNGNIRKVVECKVGEVVDGKVQIYNPDGTLDREEVWENGTCKSYYENGALMSEFPMFNGKLQGMMRIYHENGQLAHAYFANKDVVEGTDLTYDEKGNLYRTTTFANGQKEGPRRYYDENGMMRAEELFSGGLRNGPTRVYDEKGRLCQTIMYVDGVECGQKSFCYHENGQLDSEIEIMNGLPNGEEISYHENGALFSKVQYRNGMVSDAETDIFDEDGNPFIHVFWKNNVARAYYEDGTLKFIAYNYRNCTNGIQVDYREDGSVENESYFYDGYACENEEEFLDLTFEGLARSSLLAFGPLGVILDLDAYTEFFRTMHERIVQQSEAKIVYEDYCEITDIDTTGKLTLEDQLRLIAREFVLRLRLPNDGPTEQNIIKSLRKLVMGGV encoded by the coding sequence ATGTCCAAAATCGATCAGGTTTTTTACGAAAACGGGACCCCTAAGCACGTAATTCCCTATAACGGTGAGTTTATCGATGGCATTGCGGAGTATTTCCACTCTAACGGCCGCTTACGATGCAGGATAGCCTATAATATGGGCAATGTGGTGGATGGGGTCGTCCCGGTTATTGACGAAGACGGCGAAGTGTTCCGGATTGACGTCTGGAAGGGCGGTCATTGTGAAGTATATACCGTGGATCACAAGCTTTTGGGCAAGTTTTCCCTCTTTAATGGCAAAACCGAAGGGGAGGAGGTATGGTATCATCCTAATGGAGTCCTGAAAGAAACCGCCTTTTGTAAGGATGGCAAGTACGAAGGCCACCGTAAGTTTTACGACGAGAAGGGTAATCTTTACGATGATGCCATTTTTGTGAATGACCGACGACATGGAATCCGAGTCCTTTATCACGAAAACGGTGCCGTCCGCGAAACTATTCCCTACGTTGATGATAAAGCCTGCGGGGAGGCAATTCACTATTTTCCGGATGGCAAGATTTTCCGCCGCCGAAACTTCGTGGATGGCTTTATAGAGGGACTGGAAACCTTGTATCATGAAAATGGTTCTGTACGTGCTCTGCTTCACTATCAGAAAGACCTCCTGCATGGACGTTGCGAATACTTTTTCCCCAATGGGAATATCCGCAAGGTGGTGGAGTGCAAGGTTGGCGAGGTCGTCGATGGCAAGGTGCAGATTTATAATCCCGATGGAACCTTGGACCGAGAGGAAGTTTGGGAAAACGGCACGTGCAAATCCTATTACGAGAATGGCGCTCTGATGTCCGAATTCCCCATGTTTAATGGCAAACTCCAGGGGATGATGCGTATTTATCATGAAAATGGTCAGCTTGCCCATGCATATTTTGCCAACAAAGATGTTGTGGAAGGTACTGACCTGACCTATGATGAAAAGGGAAACCTTTACCGTACTACGACATTTGCCAATGGCCAGAAGGAAGGACCCCGCAGGTATTACGATGAAAACGGGATGATGCGTGCAGAGGAACTGTTTAGCGGTGGCCTGAGAAATGGACCTACCAGAGTTTACGATGAGAAAGGAAGGCTTTGCCAGACGATCATGTATGTAGATGGTGTGGAATGTGGCCAAAAAAGTTTCTGCTATCACGAAAACGGCCAACTGGATTCTGAAATCGAAATCATGAATGGTTTGCCCAACGGGGAGGAAATATCCTATCATGAAAATGGTGCGCTGTTCTCTAAGGTCCAGTACAGGAACGGCATGGTGAGCGATGCCGAAACCGATATTTTTGATGAAGACGGGAACCCATTCATACATGTCTTCTGGAAAAATAATGTGGCTCGGGCCTATTACGAGGATGGCACCCTGAAATTTATAGCCTACAATTACAGGAATTGTACGAACGGGATCCAGGTGGATTACCGTGAAGACGGTTCCGTGGAAAACGAAAGTTACTTTTATGATGGCTATGCTTGCGAAAACGAAGAGGAATTTCTGGATCTCACTTTTGAGGGACTCGCAAGATCTAGCCTGCTTGCGTTCGGGCCACTCGGTGTAATCCTGGATCTTGATGCCTATACGGAATTTTTCCGCACAATGCACGAACGTATCGTGCAGCAATCCGAAGCAAAAATCGTGTATGAGGACTATTGCGAGATTACCGATATCGATACCACGGGCAAGTTGACCCTGGAAGACCAACTGCGCCTGATTGCCCGCGAGTTCGTGTTGCGCCTGCGTCTGCCCAATGATGGCCCCACCGAACAGAACATCATCAAATCCTTAAGGAAGCTGGTGATGGGGGGTGTTTAA
- a CDS encoding helix-turn-helix domain-containing protein, with translation MYKKHTEKEWIDAFEMHQKHFGPSYISRQTGLSESEVKRKIRQHRDTGVWLTERLPYTRSTPELKRLVVDAAVKQRLSYGEITIKYGISFSCLLSWLRKFRHGGYEELFAIKPKGRPPQMGRPKKTRKEPQTELEKALRENELLRAEVALLKKVRALVEERIAREQGNGR, from the coding sequence ATGTATAAGAAACACACAGAAAAAGAATGGATCGATGCTTTTGAGATGCATCAAAAACATTTTGGTCCGTCGTATATCTCCAGGCAAACAGGGCTGAGCGAAAGCGAGGTCAAACGAAAGATCAGACAACATCGCGACACAGGGGTGTGGCTGACTGAAAGACTACCCTACACGCGGTCTACACCGGAACTTAAGCGACTCGTTGTTGACGCCGCTGTCAAACAAAGGCTATCTTATGGCGAGATAACAATCAAGTACGGCATAAGTTTCAGCTGCTTACTGTCCTGGCTACGTAAGTTCAGACACGGCGGCTACGAGGAACTTTTCGCCATAAAGCCCAAAGGTAGGCCTCCACAAATGGGACGTCCAAAGAAGACCAGGAAGGAACCGCAGACAGAGCTTGAAAAGGCCCTGAGAGAGAACGAGCTTCTCCGAGCCGAGGTAGCCCTGTTAAAAAAAGTGAGAGCCTTAGTCGAGGAAAGAATCGCCCGGGAACAAGGGAATGGGCGTTAG